The genomic DNA GCGCTCACGGGGTACGGCTACCCGCTCGTCATGGCCACGGCAGCGGCCTGCCTGGTGCTCGGGGGCCTCGCGTTCGGGCTCCTGCTGAGACGCTATGAGCCGGGAAGTCGCTGAGCCCCGCCCACCCGGCCGACCTTCCGGTCGGTGATGGCTTCCGACGACGCTGGCCCGTTCGGGGACACGCCGCAGACGTCGTATGTCGCGCCGCTGGACCTGTTTCACCGATTCGCCGAGCCCGAGTTGCGGGCCTTGATCGGCGATCTCGGCCTGAAGAGCGGCGATGTCGTCCTCGATGCCGGCTGCGGCACTGGCGTGGCGACGCAATGGCTGGCCCAGCACGTCATGCCTGACGGACTCGCGATCGGCATCGATCTTTCTACGGATCACGTCCAACGGGCTCGACGCCGAGCGAGACCCGAGGGCCTGCCACTGGCGTTCCTGCAAGCCGACCTGACGAGCATCCCGTTGACGGCGCGACGATTCGACCTGATCTGGTGCAGCAACACGATCATTCATCTGTGCGACGCGCTCGACGGAGCGAGGACGCTGGTGCGGCTTCTTCGTCCCGGCGGTCGGCTCGCCCTGGCCCAGAGTCTGTTTCTGCCGGAGATGGTCTTTGCCTGGGACGAGCGCCTGGAGAAAGAAACGGTGCAGGCCTGCCGTCGATACTATCGCGATCAGTACGGTCTGGATGAGCGCGATACGACGGCCATGCGAAACCTGCTCGGCCTGCTGCAACGGGCCGGACTCGGAAAGACGACGGTCAAGACGGTCGTGATCGAGCGAGCAGCGCCACTGACGAGCGAGGACGAAGCGTATTTCCTGGACGGCCTCTTCAGGGCCCACTGGGGGAGCCGGCTGCGTCCCTACCTGTCACCGGACGACTGGGCAGAGCTCGAGCGATTGTGCGATCCCGACTCTCCCCGGTACTGCTTGCGGCGTCCGGATTTTCACCACCTGCAGACGTACACGGTGGTGATCGGCGGCGTGTAGTTCTCACAGGCTGTCCCGCTCGGGGCGGCGAAGCGGGATCAGCCGGCGGGCCAGGCGGAGCTCCCACGGGTTCCGGTAGCGGCCGGCGCCATAGCGCCAGCGGGCCAGCTCCCGGAGGATGCCCCTTCCCCAGCGAGGGGTCGTGACGTCTTGCACGGTCGGGAACCGGCAGGCCAGCACCGTGGCGAAATCGCTGACGCTCCGCCGCAGCTCCGGCGACAGCCACGGCGCGTCCTGGTGGCACACGTAGTCCACCCAGCGGGGCTCGGTCCACTCCTCCGGGGTCGTCGGCAGCGCCGGCCCGGATGGCCCGTAGGTCGAGAGAACCGGAAGCCGCGCCTCGTCCGGCCTGGCTCGCCGGACCGACGCCGGGTCGCGCTGGGGCGTCGGGCTGTAGAAGTAGAGGATCACCTCGCACTCGGGATGGAGCCGCTTGAGCTGCCGGATGAACACGAAGGTGCGGTCGATCTCTCCCGCCGGGTCCTGGGGACCGCCGAGGACGAAGGAGAACTCGGGGATGACGCCGTACTCGCGGCACCGGGCGGCGACCTCGAGCGTGTGCTCGACGCGGGTCCCCTTCTTCATCCGCTTGAGGACCTCGTCGCTGGCCGCCTCGGCGCCGATGTAGGCCATCCGGAGCCGGCTGCGGCGAATCAGCTCCCAGGTCCCGGTCGAGAACTTGGCCAGCGTGTCGGCCCGCGCATAGCACCACCAGGGCATCTCGGCCCGGGCGAGCTCCTCGAGGATCGGCACGCTGGTCTCCTCGCCGTCGAAGAAATTGTGGTCGAAGAACTGGATGGCCGTCGCGCCGTAGCGATCCCGTAACGTCGTCAGGGCCGTTTGCAGGCGACTGGCCGCCCCGAGCTGGGTATGGCCGTTGAACATCGAGACCACGCCGCAGAACGTGCACCGGTAACGACACCC from Candidatus Methylomirabilota bacterium includes the following:
- a CDS encoding class I SAM-dependent methyltransferase, producing the protein MASDDAGPFGDTPQTSYVAPLDLFHRFAEPELRALIGDLGLKSGDVVLDAGCGTGVATQWLAQHVMPDGLAIGIDLSTDHVQRARRRARPEGLPLAFLQADLTSIPLTARRFDLIWCSNTIIHLCDALDGARTLVRLLRPGGRLALAQSLFLPEMVFAWDERLEKETVQACRRYYRDQYGLDERDTTAMRNLLGLLQRAGLGKTTVKTVVIERAAPLTSEDEAYFLDGLFRAHWGSRLRPYLSPDDWAELERLCDPDSPRYCLRRPDFHHLQTYTVVIGGV
- a CDS encoding radical SAM protein gives rise to the protein MARRRMILVNPRICDRENIRLPLSVLALGAVLEDRYDYEIVDENVEPDGAGAVLRALAAGPCALVGLTVMPGPQVGPAIRISSAVRAAHPDVPIAWGGYFPTLYANAAINAPYVDYVIRGQGEETLLDLLERLPDAGPPGPSASARDGALLRAVPGLTWKDDGRIVHNPERPFRSPDEFPLFPYHRLGDVRQYLRPTFLGSRTGVHQAAIGCRYRCTFCGVVSMFNGHTQLGAASRLQTALTTLRDRYGATAIQFFDHNFFDGEETSVPILEELARAEMPWWCYARADTLAKFSTGTWELIRRSRLRMAYIGAEAASDEVLKRMKKGTRVEHTLEVAARCREYGVIPEFSFVLGGPQDPAGEIDRTFVFIRQLKRLHPECEVILYFYSPTPQRDPASVRRARPDEARLPVLSTYGPSGPALPTTPEEWTEPRWVDYVCHQDAPWLSPELRRSVSDFATVLACRFPTVQDVTTPRWGRGILRELARWRYGAGRYRNPWELRLARRLIPLRRPERDSL